From Periophthalmus magnuspinnatus isolate fPerMag1 chromosome 12, fPerMag1.2.pri, whole genome shotgun sequence, a single genomic window includes:
- the LOC117379648 gene encoding uncharacterized protein LOC117379648 produces MLSGCRRREDLGSAAFFQHRTDVEAAVPSCSAPMTLGALQTMLECLSVPSLNTRGSTYSRNNSTKRSYGQKLLTHGHYHKGQLSKSDSVDASSNDEMRPNFKRSPSPGSNINLQPLTDASVDSVPPSAPLAGSKQYLDDDQILQKIENKLKEFRAKMKELKKRSSSDALNCKPLSSTQGCTSVASAVTGAAVKATEKVVARAVSENERSKSSRQDPEGTQMKSAPEGTQMKSAPEGTQMKSAPEGTQMKSAPEGTQVRSAPEGTQVRSAPEGTQMESAPEGTQMKSALTEDHSTEHVRIMRETAAVHSEMEDKESSSEVLRAMSDPPLEELVKENQSFTVHHNPPSQVHVCAGTDPRSPQKDMIKKEDIEPEAVDLMLSKSPPKLLACTTKDQQPFGSASNDQTFHRVEKSKQSPSNSPAGHGNLTLNSSQTGECNNTNVKSFVADCKQVIKPEAQSEELIESEEKAVQASREMDSFPCISEEWGSLRDPKYDDISEEEVDVTPQVSPHAVTNATSEEAVPPTPEQQDSFEKVPRPKYAQATSFLQQEVHSEEDSEEESDSEEVILFATELELMDEIIVLDSSDDEEELECVSIADQHPDFPKVEEFETFESFWQFKLKQFMKNLPNPLVTRNAEPGAPTQSDPPICSGLESLPLEKAAADQVSPHCSSQKHGNAFEKATEDLGILKKFAPEQVLTHGSEDSSDTEDSLDYPSCTKSNYLTASNQVKAPSLQSNDSNGEEQGEELQASPLDSADWFPDLSQDESENEGKPTKRFVSSPTVGAQATVGLTESTEPDRSRAPPKKAKYKSRHNSENDQDGSETCSFSAEASTQLPKRQESFKSRYNQPDVGPQRPRQNSCSGQNGSTVHRAIKRKIPKTNPRSEEQVKRKRLSPDTGKQGPQNMPEKARVNATCRANAQNANLNLSKERKLHGKLVSRRSSLPNQSNGKSPEAQAFGLPAQNRSQPTPPSPPKSHNSFLNPNVNSYSTAESTPAKQALVRNWSKNHISIPKERRSSYEAESTRMVQDGKTLKQSPSKSRKRRNSQTLQTRLMKKTKLQAQTLTQAVHQKESTVQSQVTLGQGYKWKDKTRVDHIDEEWLDTMYGETFKRPHY; encoded by the exons ATGCTCTCTGGCTGTCGCCGCAGGGAAGACTTGGGTTCTGCTGCATTTTTCCAACACCGGACCGATGTGGAGGCGGCCGTCCCGTCCTGCTCCGCTCCCATGACTTTGGGCGCTCTCCAAACCATGCTGGAGTGTTTGAGCGTTCCATCTTTGAACACGCGAGGGTCGACGTATTCAAGAAATAACTCTACAAAACGATCTTATGGACAGAAACTATTGACTCATGGACATTATCACAAGGGACAGTTGTCAAAAAGCGATTCTGTCGATGCTAGCTCAAACGATGAAATGCGTCCAAATTTTAAGAGGTCACCTTCCCCGGGATCAAACATTAATCTTCAGCCCTTAACCGATGCTTCAGTTGACTCTGTCCCGCCCAGTGCACCGCTCGCTGGTAGTAAACAATATCTGGACGATGATCAAATCCTGCAAAAGATCGAGAACAAGCTTAAAGAATTCAGAGCCAAAATGAAGGAGTTGAAAAAGCGAAGTTCCTCTGATGCTTTGAACTGCAAACCTTTAAGTTCAACTCAGGGCTGCACATCCGTCGCGTCTGCCGTGACTGGAGCAGCTGTAAAAGCCACAGAGAAGGTCGTGGCGAGGGCCGTCAGTGAAAACGAGCGTTCAAAGAGCAGCAGGCAAGATCCAGAGGGGACTCAAATGAAGAGCGCGCCAGAGGGGACCCAAATGAAGAGCGCGCCAGAGGGGACCCAAATGAAGAGCGCACCAGAGGGGACCCAAATGAAGAGCGCGCCAGAGGGGACCCAAGTGAGGAGCGCGCCAGAGGGGACCCAAGTGAGGAGCGCGCCAGAGGGGACCCAAATGGAGAGCGCGCCAGAGGGGACCCAAATGAAGAGCGCGCTGACTGAAGATCATTCTACAG AGCATGTTCGGATAATGCGGGAGACTGCTGCAGTTCACTCAGAGATGGAGGACAAGGAGAGCAGTTCTGAGGTTCTCAGGGCCATGTCTGATCCGCCATTGGAGGAATTGGTTAAGGAAAACCAAAGCTTTACTGTACACCACAACCCACCAAGTCAAGTACACGTTTGTGCAGGAACTGACCCGCGTAGCCCTCAAAAGGATATGATCAAGAAAGAGGACATTGAACCTGAGGCTGTGGACTTAATGTTAAGCAAGTCTCCTCCAAAGTTGTTAGCATGTACAACTAAGGACCAGCAACCCTTTGGTTCGGCTTCAAACGACCAAACTTTTCACAGAGTTGAAAAGTCCAAACAAAGTCCATCCAACTCTCCTGCTGGTCATGGAAACTTGACTCTGAACTCGAGTCAGACTGGGGAATGCAATAATACCAATGTTAAATCCTTTGTTGCTGACTGCAAACAAGTAATTAAGCCTGAAGCACAATCAGAAGAACTGATAGAAAGCGAGGAAAAGGCGGTCCAGGCTAGTAGGGAGATGGATTCGTTCCCTTGCATAAGTGAGGAGTGGGGTAGTCTGAGAGATCCAAAGTATGACGACATATCAGAAGAAGAGGTTGATGTAACGCCACAGGTTTCCCCACACGCTGTGACAAATGCTACATCAGAAGAAGCAGTACCTCCTACACCTGAACAGCAAGACAGTTTTGAAAAAGTACCTCGTCCAAAATATGCCCAAGCGACATCATTTTTACAACAGGAAGTACATTCAGAGGAGGATTCAGAGGAGGAGTCGGATTCAGAGGAGGTGATACTTTTTGCGACGGAGTTAGAGTTAATGGATGAGATCATTGTTCTGGACTCTAGTGACGATGAGGAGGAATTGGAGTGTGTTTCCATTGCAGATCAACACCCTGATTTTCCAAAAGTTGAAGAGTTTGAGACATTTGAGAGTTTTTGGcaattcaaattaaaacaattcaTGAAGAACCTACCTAATCCTTTGGTAACCAGAAACGCCGAACCAGGAGCTCCTACTCAGTCTGACCCACCCATTTGCAGTGGACTTGAATCTTTACCTCTTGAAAAGGCTGCTGCTGATCAGGTGTCACCTCATTGTAGTTCACAGAAACATGGGAACGCTTTTGAAAAGGCCACTGAAGATTTGggaattttaaaaaagtttgcTCCTGAACAAGTGCTAACCCATGGCTCTGAGGACAGCAGTGACACCGAAGATAGTTTGGATTACCCTTCATGCACAAAATCCAACTATCTGACTGCGTCCAATCAGGTTAAAGCCCCGTCTCTACAGTCCAATGACTCAAACGGtgaagagcagggagaggaACTCCAGGCTTCACCATTGGACTCTGCGGATTGGTTTCCTGATTTGTCTCAGGATGAAAGTGAGAATGAAGGAAAACCGACAAAAAGGTTCGTAAGCTCTCCCACTGTTGGGGCCCAAGCAACTGTAGGACTCACTGAAAGTACAGAGCCTGACAGGTCTAGAGCTCCACCCAAAAAGGCAAAGTACAAATCACGCCATAATTCTGAGAATGATCAAGATGGGAGTGAGACATGTAGCTTTTCAGCTGAAGCGTCCACCCAACTACCCAAGAGGCAAGAGTCTTTCAAATCTAGGTATAATCAACCAGATGTTGGACCACAAAGACCTCGGCAAAACTCCTGCTCTGGTCAGAATGGCTCAACGGTCCACCGAGCAATCAAACGAAAAATACCCAAAACTAACCCCAGAAGTGAAGAACAAGTTAAAAGAAAAAGGCTTTCCCCAGACACGGGTAAACAAGGGCCTCAAAATATGCCAGAGAAGGCCAGGGTAAATGCTACCTGTAGAGCTAATGCTCAGAATGCTAATTTAAATTTGTCCAAAGAACGGAAACTACATGGGAAGTTGGTTTCAAGACGGTCTTCATTGCCCAACCAAAGCAATGGAAAGTCACCTGAAGCTCAGGCATTTGGTCTACCTGCCCAAAACCGGAGTCAGCCAACCCCACCGAGTCCACCAAAATCTCACAACTCATTTTTAAACCCAAATGTGAATTCGTACAGCACTGCGGAATCAACACCAGCCAAGCAAGCACTTGTCAGGAACTGGTCAAAGAACCACATCTCAATCCCGAAAGAGCGGAGAAGCAGCTACGAAGCAGAAAGCACAAGAATGGTCCAGGATGGAAAGACACTTAAACAAAGTCCATCCAAGTCACGGAAGAGACGCAACTCTCAAACTCTGCAGACGCGACTGATGAAGAAGACCAAGCTTCAAGCCCAGACATTGACCCAAGCCGTACACCAGAAAGAGTCCACCGTGCAGA GTCAAGTGACCCTCGGTCAGGGGTACAAGTGGAAAGACAAGACACGAGTAGATCATATAGATG AGGAATGGCTGGACACGATGTACGGTGAAACCTTCAAGAGGCCCCATTACTGA